The sequence below is a genomic window from Streptomyces sp. NBC_00582.
GGGGCGTCACCGAAGGTGGGGACCGAGCCCTCGGCGAGGGGGGTCCAGGTGACGCCGTCGTCGGTGGAGACGGAGGCGGCGAAGGCGGTCCCGGTGCGCTTCAGCCGCACTAGGAGGGGAAGTGGGACGGTGGTCGTCCCGGAGAAGACCGAGGCGCCTGCCACCGTCGGCCGCAGCATGAGCGCGGCGATGCTGCCGCCGGTGACGATCACTCCGGCCGCCTGGTCGAACGGTGAGAGGGACTTGGTCATCAACAGCCCCACCCGGTCCGCCGTGGCGCCGTCACGGGAGAGCAGCCGGGCGGTGATCTCACAGTCCCCGGTGACGGTGCGCCGGACGAACTGTCCTGTCATTCCTTGTGAGTTGACGTTGAGATCGACGCCCGCACCGCTGACGGCGAAGGTCCCGTCGTCGAAGGTGGTGCTGCCGGGGGTGAGGACGGCGACGACTCCGAGGGTGCCGTGGTCCCTCCGGTCGAGGATCACGTCCCCGAGGTCGCCGCTGGTCCACGGTTGCGGAAGGTCCGCGGGCGGCGCGTCCGCGGAGACGGTCGCCTCGCCCGCCGGGTCGGTGGGCGTCGGGGCGACGACACTGATCCGGTCCGAACGGGGGCCGCTGCCCGCGCAGTTGGTTTTGGCCACGGCGTAGTGGTAGGTGGTGCCGGGTGTGCCGGTCGCGTCGGTGTACCGGATACGGGTGCCGAAACCGACCGGGCCGACGGTGGTGGCGAGGGCGCGGTAGGGGCCGTGGGGGCGGGCGGCGCGCAGGACCGTGTAGCGGGCGGAGAGGTCGGGGTCGGTCCAGGTGAGCCGGACGCCGTCGGTGTCGGGGGTGGCGCGCAGGTCGGTGGCGGTGCGGGTGGGACGGGGGGTGCGCCAGACGTCTCCGGCGGGGCCGGTCACGCTCACGTTGTCGAAGGCGCCGGTGCCGGTTTCGGCGTAGTCCTGGTCGACGCCGAGGGACGAGGTGAGGGCGAGGCCGGCGTAGGCAAGGTGCGGTATACCGTCAACCTCGGTCGTACCGACGACCGTCCACTGCATACCGTCGGCGGAGAGGGAGCCGGTGAACCGCCTCCCCTTACGGGTCACCCGCACCCAGTACGGGGCCCGCAGCCGGTATCCGTCCCCCGCCCCCTCCACGTACGGCGCTTCGAGCGGTGTCGCCGACTCGGGCAGCAGACCGAGGTTGGAGATCGGGAACGCGGCCTTGGTGGTGATCGCCTCCTGCTGGGACGGGGGCACGGGCGTGCTGCCGGTGGCGGAGAGGGCGGCGCCGGCGGACGGTCGTACGGTCCACACTCCGCTCCAGGTGTGCAGCGGCAGGCCCTGGACGAGCATCGAGGCGTGCGGCGCGGCGGCGTCGAGGGAGGCGCGGACGGTGACGCCGATCTTGGAGTACTGGGAGCTGAGCGGCCAGACGATCCGGGCGGTGACCGTGCCGTCGCCGCGCAGCGGGAGGTGGGCGAGGCGGTAGGTGTCGGCGGTACCGCTCGCCTCCAGGACGAACCGTTCGCCGTCGAACACGGCCGAGCCGGGGATGCGCACGGTGCCGGTGTCGGCGGTCGCCCAGGGGGCGGGCAGGCCGGCGGCGGCCGAGGCGATGGCCGAGGCGGCGCTGCCGCCGAGGGAGTTCGTGGCGGTGACGGTGTAGTGGTAGGTCCGGCCGGGGTGTCCGCTGTCGTCCGTATGCGATGTTCCGTCGACCGTCGGCGCGATCTCCTCGTAGGGCCCCTCGGGGCAGGTGGCCCGGCGGACCGTGTACGTGCTCGCCCACGCCGACGGCAGCCAGCTCACGGTGACGCCCCTGTCGCCGCCGACCGCGGTGACCCCCGCGGGGGCGGTCGGCGGGGTGGGCGAGGGTGCGGTGGCGCCGGCGTAGGTGAGGGTGCCGAAACCGGGCAGGTCGTCGTTGCCGCCCTCGATGACGCGGGTGCCGCCGGCGCCCCGGAAGACGGCGGCCTCGGTCTGCGGGGCGTCGAGGCCGCGGACGCCGGTGTAGTGGGCGTAGTACATCTCGTAGATCGGGGGGAGGGTGCCGCGGGCGGTCGCGGAGACGGTGGTCTTGAGGTATTTGCCGGTGCGGTCGAGGTCGGGCGTGAAGGGGACGTCGCCGCCGAGGTTGTAGCGGGCGGCGTACTCGGCGCCCGCGAGGACGCGGTGGTCGTCGTCACCCCACAGGTCGACGCCCTGGTTCCAGGCGACCTGGGCGGCGTCGCCCAGGAGCCCGACGGCGAGTTGTTCGTGGCCCTGGTCGCGGCCGGACTCCTGGCCCTGGCCGGCGGGGGTGACGATGCGGTGCGGGACGCTGCCGTTGCCGGTGCCGGCGGCGGCGTAGCGCAGGGCGTCCTCGAAGAGGGTGCGTTCCTCGCAGAACACGGCGATGGCGAGGACGGACTGGAGGGCGGTCAGGTCCCAGTTGCCGTTGGCGTAGAGCATGTAGCCGGAGATCGCCGGATACCACACGTCGAGGAACGAGCGTTCGCAGCGGGCGATGTCGGAGTCCGTCCAGCCGTCGTAGCCGGTGTGGCGCAGGAGTTCGGCGGCGTTGGCGAGCTTGAAGGCCTGGAGTCCGGCGCCGAGGGGGCCGTCGGCGCCGGTGACCATGGTGAGGGAGGCGGACCAGGCGTTGAGGATGTCGCGGGCCTTGTCGGCGTGGGCGCGTTCGCCGGTGAGGGACCAGACGAGGGCGTTCTGGTAGGCGGCGGCGCAGTCGGCGACGGCCTGGTTCTGGAAGTTGGCGGGGCCGCGGCCCCAGGAGGTGATCTGGCCGGTGTTCAGGATGGTGTATGCGGTCTTCGATCGACTGTGTGCGGTCAGCGCGAGAAAACCTTCGTAGACAGGCGATTGTCTACCGTCGACCGCCGCCTTCATCCGCGCGAGATCGGCCGCGCTGTGCAGCAGCCCGGGGTGGGTGAAGGTGAAGGCCGGCCCGCTCTCCGTCCCGTCCGCCGCCGCGTGGGCCTCGGGCGGGAACAGGGTGCCCGCGCCCCCGGCGAGCAGCAGTGCCGTGGAGGACTTCAGGAGGCCGCGGCGGCTGAGGGGGCTCACTGGGCGGCTGCCTCGGCCTCGGCGGTCGTGAGGAACCTCAGGTTCGTCACGTGTTCGTTGGAGAACCACTGGATGGCGTCGGTGGTGTAGTACCAGGTGGGTTTCCTCATCGAGTCGGCGATGACGACCCCGTTGATCACCAGGTTCTCGAAGGTGACGTTCTTGATGGCGTGGTCGGCGTCGTAGCCGAGGAAGAGCGAGGGGTTGGCGTGGGTGCCGGTGTAGGTGAGGTTCTTGATGTAGACGTTCTCGATGCCGCGGCCGACCGAGGTGTTGTATTTCGTGTTGTACATGACCTTCATGTAGAGGACCTGGCCCCAGCGGAAGTCCTCGATCCGTACGTCCTCGATGCGTACGTTCCTGATCAGGTTGGAGTCGCCGGGGTTGAGGGCGATACAGCCCTGGTAATTCATCTGGGGTTCGCGGTGGTCGAGGATGTCGATGTTCTTGATGAGCAGGTTCTCGATGACTTCGGGGGCGTCGGTGTTGCCGTGGGTGCCGATGTTGACGGGGTGGGCGACGTCGGCCCACAGGGTGCAGTTCTGGACGGTGATGTCGCGGGTGTCGCCGTAGTAGTCCCAGCGGTGGGCGTAGATGGCGACGCAGTCGTCGGAGTTGCGCAGGAAGCAGCCGTCGAGGACGACGTCGCCGGAGGAGAAGATGTCGATGCCGTCGCCGTTGCCCTTGGAGCTGAAGCCGCGGACCTTCTTCATGCGGACGTTGCGGGCCTCGCCGAGGGTGGTGATGTAGTTCCCGGGGTTCATGATGATGACGTCCTCGACGCGGATGTTCGTGCTGCCCTCGCACAGCACGCCCTGGCCGGGGCTCGCCCAGATCATGCCGTGGCCCTTGAGGGCCGCCTTCTCCACGTCCTTGAAGAGGACCGTCGCCTTCAGCACCGCGCCGCCGGCGAGGTGGACGGTCTTGCCGCTGGGGACGGTGAGGGTGCCTCCGGTGACGGTGTGCAGGCCGGGGCCGAAGTAGATGACGTCGGGGTCGTCGGCCGCGCACGCGTGGTGGTCGACGTGGTTGGTGATGACGTGCAGGCAGTCGAAGATCTCGTCGTTGATCTGGACGACCAGGTCCTTGGGCTCGTCGAGTGTGAACACCAGCGTGTCGCCCCCGAGTTCGGGCGTGATGCCGTACGAGTCCGGTCTCACCCGGGCTGTGGTGGTGCCGCCCTTGAGGTAGGTCACCTCGATCTCGACCGAGCCCTGGAAGTCGAAGTACACCATCGAGGAGTTGTAGACCTTGCCCGAACCGGTGGTGGGGTTGATCTCCTCGAGCTGCGGCCGGTAGACGTCGAGGGTCTGCCATGCGCCGTCGGGAGCGGTGCGGACCCGGACCCTGAAGCTGGTGTTGGTGGGCACGGCGGCGGGGCGCGGGTAGGTGACCAGCTTCGGGGCGGACAGGTCGTCGTCCGCGTGCGCCGCCGTGGCCGTCAGGCCGCCGGACAGTCCGGCGGCGAGCGCGGTGGCTCCGACGGCCTGGAGGGCGGTGCGGCGGGACAGGGGCGTATCCATGCGTGACTCCTTGCGACAGGGCAGAGGGGCGGGGGAAACGGTTACCGGGTGGCGACGGTTCGCGTGGGAGACGGACGGCGTCGCCCGGGGCTGACGACGTCGCCGGGAAGTGGGGAGCGACGGGCGGCAACCGATGGCAACCGGTTGCCATGAGCAGGTGGCCAGAGCTTGGGCCGCTCGGCGGGGCACGTCAAGGGCCCTCGCGGAGTTTCGAAAACTCTGCGCACGGGCGGCCAACGAGCCCACGCCACCCGCCAGCTGTGCGCCGGCATCCTTGCGCACCCCTTCTGAGCTGCGCACAGTCCTGGATCGGGCCCGAGCGGCACCACCGCCCAGCACCCTTCGCCCCGCCCCTGTCACTCGGCCCGACTTTCGGAGGCGCCCCGGCAATCGGTCGCGGCCGCCCGACCGCCGCACCGCGATCACAGGCGTCTCCCCATTCCTCCCCGGGTGCCAACAACCGCCCTGTAATGGCCTTTTATCGAGGAAACCGCCCGAAAGATTTCCCCCGGAGTGATCAGCCCCGACCGATTGACCCTGCATCCGAGGCGGACCTACGGTAGAAACGCTTTCAGAAAACGTTTCCTACGCTTCCCAGGAGAGTCATGCCCAGCGCCCAGCCCCCCAGGGCCGTGTTCGCCATGGATCCGGTGCATCTCCCCCTGCTGTTCCCCGCTCCGCTCCTGGCCCGGCTCCGGCGGACGGCCGAGATCGACCCCGCCCTCGTCGTACGGGACCTCGCCGATCCGGCCGCCGCGTCGGCACTGGCCGGCGCCGATGTCCTGATCACCGGCTGGGGCTGCCCCCACCTCGACACGGAGGCACTCGCCGCGGCGCCGCGGCTGCGCGCGGTCCTGCACGCCGCCGGGTCGGTGCGCTCACTGGTCGGCGAGGCCCTGTGGACGCGCGGGGTGGCGGTGTCCAGCGCGGTCACCGGGAACGCCGTGCCGGTCGCCGAGTACACGCTCGCGATGATCCTGCTGACGGGGAAGGACGCCTTCGTCCACCGTGAGCGCTACCGCCGCACCCACGCCCAGCCCACCCACGCCGAGACGGCCGCCACCGGCAACCTGGGCCGCCGTATCGGCGTCATCGGAGCCTCACGGGTGGGCCGCCGCCTGCTCGAACTGCTGCGGCCGTACGACTTCGAGGTCCTCCTGCACGACCCGTACGTGGAGGTCGCCGAGGCCGCCGCGCTCGGCGCCCAACTCGTCTCCCTGGAGGACCTGCTGCGGTCCAGCGACATCGTCAGTCTGCACGCGCCCGACATCCCCGAGACCCGTCACCTGCTGGACCGCTCCCGTCTCGCCCTGGTCCGCGACGGCGGTGTGCTGATCAACACCTCCCGCGGGGCGCTCGTCGACCATGCGGCGCTCACCGACGAGCTGGTCTCCGGCCGGCTGCACGCGGTCCTGGACGTCACCGACCCCGAGCCGCTGCCCGCCGACTCGCCCCTGTACCGCCTCCCCAACGTCTTCCTGACCCCGCACATCGCGGGTTCCCTGGGCAACGAGCTGGGGCGGCTCGGCCTCATCGTGGTGGAGGAACTGGAGCGCCTGGCGGGCGGCCTGCCCCTGGCCCACGAGGTCCGCCACGCCGACCTGGCACGCGTGGCCTGACCGGCCCGTCGGCCGTCCGGACCCGACGGACGACCACCCCACCTGTAAACGGTTCCTCCTACCTGACCTGCACAGACAGCACACACCCCTCCCCCCTTTCAGCAACTTTTCCCCGCAGGCCCCTTGATAAGCCCGGACCGCACGCCCTACGGTCCTCAGCAACCGGTTTCTACGCCTCTCCGCTTCGGCCGATCCCCCACGAGCGCGAACCGATATCGCAGCCGATATCGCAGCCGATGCCGCAGCCGAGGTGCCGGCCGCCGTTCCCGGCCGGTACCGAGCCGCCGCTTCCGCTTCTTCCGAGACGCCCACTTCCCGAAGGATCACGGTCAGATGAACTCCACCAGCCCCCGGAGAAGGTTCGCCCACGCCGCCGTCGCGGGTCTCGCGCTGACAGGTCTGCTCACCGCCTGCGGCGGTTCCGGCGACGGGGACTCCTCGGCGTCCGGCCCGGTCACCCTCCCCTTCTGGGGCTGGGCGAACGGCCAGGAGGCGATCGTCAAGATGTTCAACGCCTCCCACAAGGACGTCCAGCTGAAGTACACGAAGGTCACCGACCAGCTCACCATGCAGAAGCAGCTCGCGAACGCCGTCAAGGCGAAGAACGCGCCGTGTCTGCTGCAGAACACCGCCGAGTACGTGACGAGCTGGGTCTCGCAGGGCGCGCTGGCCGACATCACCGCGTACGTCGGCTCCAGCAAGGACACGTTCCTTCCCGGCGCGTGGGCGGGGGCGCAGGTGCAGGGCAAGGTCTACGGGGTGCCCACCAGCGCGGCGCCGGCCTTCACCGTCTACCGCACCGACGTCTTCGAGAAGTACGGCCTGAAGCCGCCGGCGACCTGGGACGACTTCATCGCCGCGGGCAAGGTGCTGAAGAAGCACGGCATCCACATCACCAACTACGCGGGTGAGGACCCCAGCACCCTGGAGGTGCTCGCCATGCAGGCCGGCGCGCACTGGTACGCCATCGACGGCGACTCCTGGAAGGTGGACTTCCAGGACGAGGGCAGTCTGAAGGCCGCCAAGGTGATCCAGCAGGTCATCGACGACGACCTCAACTCGAAGCTGTCCTTCGCCGACTACGCCGCCCTGCAGCGCAACTACGACGACGCCGGCACCGTCACCCGGCAGATCTCCACCTGGCAGATGGGCGGCATGGTGAACAGCTTCACCAAGTCCTTCGGGCAGTGGGCGCTGTCGCCGTGGCCGACGTACAAGGGTGAGGCGGCCAGGACGCCGGCGGGCACCAACCAGAGTGCCAACATCAATCTGGTCACCTCGCAGTGCAAGTACCGGAAGCAGGCCGCCGAGGCGGCGCTGTGGCTGTCCACGGACAAGGGGGCGGTGGACAGCATGGCCGACCCGGAGACCGGCAGCGGTGTCATGCCGGGCCTGGCGGACAGCGCGGACTACGTCGACAAGGCGATCTCCGAGAAGCTGCTCGGCGGCAACTACGAGCCCGCCAAGAAGATCGTCACGGACAGCCTGGGCACCGTGACCACCGACTGGACCTTCGGCCCCGACTGGACGGCGATGTTCACCGAGCTGCAGGCCCAGTGGGGCAAGGTCGTCGCCAAGCAGCAGAAGGTCACCGATCTCCTCGCCCACATGCAGACGTGGACGGTCGACGACCTGAAGTCCCGCGGCATCAACGTCAAGGGCTGAGGCGCCGACCGATGACTCGCTCACTGCGCTGGAAGGGTGCCGCGTTCACGGTGCCCTTCCAGCTCGGCTTCGTGTTCCTGTATCTGGTCCCGATCGGCTACGCCGTCCATCAGTCGCTGTACCGGACCCAGCAGTCCGGGCTCGGCCTCGGCGGCTCCACGGACGAGTTCGCCGGCCTGGCGAACTACCGGCACGGGCTGACCGACACGGCGTTCCTCGGCTCGATCCTGCGCGTGGTGCTGTTCGCCTGTGTGCAGATCCCGTTGATGCTGCTGACCAGTCTGGTGCTGGCGCTGCTGCTGGACACGCTGGCGTCCCGTGCGGCGAGCCGCTTCCGGATCATGCTGCTGGTCCCCTACATGATCCCCGGCGTGGTCGCGGCGATCGTGTGGATCAACCTCTACAGCCCCGAGGTCGGCCCGCTGACCACGCTGGGCAGGGCCCTGGGGTTCGACTGGAACTTCTTCGCCCCGTCCCTGGTGTGGCCGTCCATCGGCAATCTGCTCACCTGGCACGGCATCGGCTACAACATGGTGATCATCTACTCCGCGCTGCAGGCCGTACCCCGTGAGCTGTTCGAGGCCGCCCGCCTGGACGGCGCGAGCGAGATCCGCATCGCCCGCAGCGTCAAGGTGCCGTACGTCCGGGGGGCGCTGGTCCTGACCGGTCTGCTCTCCATCATCCAGATGCTGCAGATCTTCAACGAGCCCGCCCTGTTCCGGAACGTGACCCCGCAGACAGTCAACGACAGCTTCACCCCCATCATGATCATCTACAGCCAGGCGTTCAACGCGAGCAACTACCACTACGCCGCCGCCCTGTCCGTCCTGCTGGCCCTGATCCTGGGGGTCGCCTCCTTCCTCTTCTACCGGCTCACCGCGAAGGAGGCCGACTGATGACGCTCACCGACGACCCGCCGAAGACCCGGGGCGGGCGGACCGTGCGCAGGCTCGACCGCCCCGACCCGGCCGCCCGCGGCAGGGGTGGTCAGCGGTTCGTCCTGATCGGCCTGGTGCTGGCCAGTGTCTACAGCCTCTTTCCCGTCTACTGGCTGATCATCGCCGCGACGAAGGACCGCGTCGGCCTCTACCAGAGCAACGGCCTGTGGTTCTCCGGCTGGCACCTGTGGGACAACCTGCATCAGCTGTTCACCTACGAGGACGGCATCTTCCTGCGCTGGACCGCCAACTCCCTGCTCTACGCCGGTGTCGGCTCCCTCGGCGGCACACTCATCGCGCTCGCCACCGGCTACGGTCTCGCCCGCTTCGACTTCCCCGGCCGCAACCTGGTCTTCGCGTGCGTGGTGGGCTCCTTCCTGATCCCGCTCGCCCTGCTCACCCTGCCGCTCTATCTGCTGTTCTCGGCGATCGGCATGGTCGACACCCCCTGGGCGATGCTGGTCCCCTGCCTGATCAACCCCTTCAGCGTCTACCTCGCCAAGGTCTACACCGAGGCCACGATCCCCTACGAACTCCTGGAGGCGGCCCGGCTCGACGGCGCCGGCGAGCTGCGCATCTTCGTCAGCATCGTGCTGCGCATGATGACCACGGGCGGCGCAACGGTGTTCCTGCTGGCCTTCGTCAACACCTGGAACGCCTTCTTCCTCCCGCTGACCGTCCTGCGCGGCGAGGAGAACTGGACCCTCAACCTGGGCCTGTACAACTGGAGCGGCAAGCGCATGGAGTCGGGCATCGACCTCACGGGGCTGGTGCTGACCGGGGCTCTGCTGTCGATCGTGCCGATGGCCGTCGTGATGGTCGCGATGCGGCGGTACTGGCGGACCGGGGTGACACTGGGAGCGTTGAAGTGAGCGGGATGGACCGCGGACAGGATCGCGCCGACCGCATACAGGCTCCCGTCGACCCCAGACGGGCTTCGGTTGATCGTATGCAGACTCCAGCCGACTGTAGGCGGGCTCCCGCCGACCGTACGCAAACTCCGGCCGACCGTAGGCGGGCTCCCGCCGCCCGTACGCGAGCCGCCGTGGACGGCATACAGCCGACGGTCGTCGCCCGCAATCCCGTCTTCCGCGGCTTCGCCCCCGACCCCTCCCTGATCCGGGCCGGCGACTGGTACTACGTGGCGACCAGCTCCTTCGAGTGGTTCCCGACCATCCCGATCCACCGCTCCCGCGACCTCGTGACCTGGGAGTACGCCGGCCATGTCGACGGCGCGGCGCCGGGCGGGACGCTGGCCGGTGTCCCCGACTCGGGCGGCATCTGGGCCCCGTCGCTGAGCTGGGACGGGGAACGCTTCTGGGTGGTCCACTCCGTCGTACGGTCGGTCGGTACGCCGTATTTCGACCAGGACACCTACGTCAGCACGGCTTCCGAGGTGAGCGGGCCGTGGACACCGCCCCGCCGCGTGGCAAGTCACGGTTTCGATCCCGCCCTGTTCCACGAGGACGGCCGGCTCTGGCTGCTCAATCTGCAGAACGACCACCGCCCCGGCGGGCGGCGTTTCGCCGGCATCGTCCTCACCGAGCTGGACCGCGACACCCTGGCCCCGCTCGGCGGCACGCGCCTTCTGCTCCAGCACGACCGGCTGATCGAGGGGCCGAAGCTGCTCCGCCACGACGGCTGGTACCACCTGCTCCTGGCCGAGGGGGGCACCGGGTTCGAGCACGGTGTCCGCACGGCCCGCAGCCGGACGCTCACCGGCCCGTACGACCTGGACGACTGCCCGATGCTGACCTCCCGCGACAACCCGGGGCTGCCGTTGCAGAAGGCGGGGCACGGGGAGTTGGCGCGGGCCCCCGACGGGCAGTGGTTCCTGGGCCACCTCACGGCCCGCCCGCTGCACACCCCGGACGGCCCTCGTTGCACGCTGGGGCGGGAGACCGCGATCCAGTCGGTGATCTGGGACGCGGAGGGAAGGCCCCGTCTCCGGCAGGGCGGTTGGCACCCGGCGGTCGAGGTCGCCGTCCCGCGAGCAGAAGCAGCAGGAGGAGGAGGAGAAGAAGAAGAAGAAGCCGAGCCGGGCACCGCCGCCCCGCAGTCCCGACCCGCCTCCCCCACGGCTCCGTTGGGCTGGCCCTGGAGCACCCTGCGCGAACCGCCGGACCCCTCCTGGGCGGACGTCGTCTCCCGTCCGGGCTGGATCCGCCTCCGTGGTCGCCAGGGACCGGAGTCCCGATGGGCGCAGAGCCTGCTCGCCCAGCGCCTCACCGAACACGCGGCGACGGCTCAAGTGGTCGTGGAAGCACGGCCGTTGACGTTCACGCAGGCCGCGGGTCTGATCCTGCGGTACGACGCGGAGGCGTACCTCTCGCTGGATCTGACCTGGGCGGAGTCGCCGGGTGAGCCGCAGCGCGGCCAGCAGTGGGAGGGCGGGGGCCGGACGGTGCTGAGCCTGGTCGAGCGGGACGAGACGGGGGCACGGCAGGCGGCGGTCGTGGAGGTCGACCTGCGGGAGCCTCTCACCTTGGGGGTGACCGTCGAGGGGGCGGAGGCGTGTTTCTGGTACGTGCGGGACGGGGGGCGGACACAGGTCGGGCCGGCTCTGGACTGCGCCCGGTTGTCCGACGACCACGGTGGCCGGCTCCGTTTCACGGGCACGCTGGCCGGCATCCATGCGCGGGATCTGGTCGACGCCGCGTTCACGGCGGACTTCCGGGACTTTCGGCTGACGTGCGCGGAGAGCGGCGGCTGACCCCCGGTTTCGGCACTTCGGCGCCCCGAGCCCGCACGATCCGGAGCCCCGCCACCCCGGCGTCTTCACCTCTCGCCGCCCCGCCCCTAGGATAGCAAGCGCTTTCTGTGAGCCGCCTGTCCGGATCGGCTCCTAAAGGGCGCTGGTCGAGCTTTCGATGGCCTCGGGCGGGCCGGAGAGGTGGTTCCCCATGGTGCGCACGGCGGGTGCGGGCGCGACGGCCGGTCCGACGCTGGCGGTCGTGGCCCGTGAGGCGGGGGTGTCCGTACCCACCGCGTCCAAGGTGGTCAACGGGCGGGAGGATGTCGCGCCCGAGACCAGACGGCGGGTCACGGAGGCGTTGGACCGGCTCGGTTATGTCCGCAGACCGCGGTTCGACGCGTCGAAGCCGCCCCGCCTGGTCGATCTGGTCGTGCACTCGCTGGAGAGTTCCTGGTCGGGTGCGGTGCTGCACGGCGTGGAGGAGGCGGCGCACGACGCGGGGTTGGACGTGGTGGTCTCGGCGGCGCTGTCGCGGACCCGGGGCGGCCGGCCGCAGCGGGGGTGGCTGGACAAGCTGACCGTGCGGGGTTCGGCCGGAGTGCTGTTCAATCTGGCCGAGTTGACGGCGTCTCAGTACGCGTGGCTGGAGCAGCACCGTACGCCGTTCGTGATGATCGATCCGGCGGTGGAGCCGCCGCCGGGGGTGGTGTCGGTGGGGGCGGCGAACTGGCGGGGCGGGGTGACGGCGACCGAGCATCTGCTGGCGCTCGGTCATGAGCGGATCGCGGTGGTGGCGGGGCCGCGACGGAAGATGTGCAGCGGTGCGCGGGTAGCGGGGTACCGTTCGGCGCTGGCTGCGGTGGGGCTGCCGCACCGGGCCGAGTATGTGCGCAACGGCGGTTTCGACGAGTCGACCGCGTACCGCCGGATGCAGGAGCTCCTCGATCTTCCCGAGCCGCCGACGGCCGTCTTCGTCTGTTCCGACGCGATGGCGCTCGGGGTCTACCGGGCGGTGCTGGAGAGGGGTTTGCGGATTCCGTACGACA
It includes:
- a CDS encoding alginate lyase family protein codes for the protein MSPLSRRGLLKSSTALLLAGGAGTLFPPEAHAAADGTESGPAFTFTHPGLLHSAADLARMKAAVDGRQSPVYEGFLALTAHSRSKTAYTILNTGQITSWGRGPANFQNQAVADCAAAYQNALVWSLTGERAHADKARDILNAWSASLTMVTGADGPLGAGLQAFKLANAAELLRHTGYDGWTDSDIARCERSFLDVWYPAISGYMLYANGNWDLTALQSVLAIAVFCEERTLFEDALRYAAAGTGNGSVPHRIVTPAGQGQESGRDQGHEQLAVGLLGDAAQVAWNQGVDLWGDDDHRVLAGAEYAARYNLGGDVPFTPDLDRTGKYLKTTVSATARGTLPPIYEMYYAHYTGVRGLDAPQTEAAVFRGAGGTRVIEGGNDDLPGFGTLTYAGATAPSPTPPTAPAGVTAVGGDRGVTVSWLPSAWASTYTVRRATCPEGPYEEIAPTVDGTSHTDDSGHPGRTYHYTVTATNSLGGSAASAIASAAAGLPAPWATADTGTVRIPGSAVFDGERFVLEASGTADTYRLAHLPLRGDGTVTARIVWPLSSQYSKIGVTVRASLDAAAPHASMLVQGLPLHTWSGVWTVRPSAGAALSATGSTPVPPSQQEAITTKAAFPISNLGLLPESATPLEAPYVEGAGDGYRLRAPYWVRVTRKGRRFTGSLSADGMQWTVVGTTEVDGIPHLAYAGLALTSSLGVDQDYAETGTGAFDNVSVTGPAGDVWRTPRPTRTATDLRATPDTDGVRLTWTDPDLSARYTVLRAARPHGPYRALATTVGPVGFGTRIRYTDATGTPGTTYHYAVAKTNCAGSGPRSDRISVVAPTPTDPAGEATVSADAPPADLPQPWTSGDLGDVILDRRDHGTLGVVAVLTPGSTTFDDGTFAVSGAGVDLNVNSQGMTGQFVRRTVTGDCEITARLLSRDGATADRVGLLMTKSLSPFDQAAGVIVTGGSIAALMLRPTVAGASVFSGTTTVPLPLLVRLKRTGTAFAASVSTDDGVTWTPLAEGSVPTFGDAPYHVGLVVCSRSQTALATARFGEVIVTSP
- a CDS encoding hydroxyacid dehydrogenase, whose protein sequence is MPSAQPPRAVFAMDPVHLPLLFPAPLLARLRRTAEIDPALVVRDLADPAAASALAGADVLITGWGCPHLDTEALAAAPRLRAVLHAAGSVRSLVGEALWTRGVAVSSAVTGNAVPVAEYTLAMILLTGKDAFVHRERYRRTHAQPTHAETAATGNLGRRIGVIGASRVGRRLLELLRPYDFEVLLHDPYVEVAEAAALGAQLVSLEDLLRSSDIVSLHAPDIPETRHLLDRSRLALVRDGGVLINTSRGALVDHAALTDELVSGRLHAVLDVTDPEPLPADSPLYRLPNVFLTPHIAGSLGNELGRLGLIVVEELERLAGGLPLAHEVRHADLARVA
- a CDS encoding carbohydrate ABC transporter permease, which translates into the protein MTRSLRWKGAAFTVPFQLGFVFLYLVPIGYAVHQSLYRTQQSGLGLGGSTDEFAGLANYRHGLTDTAFLGSILRVVLFACVQIPLMLLTSLVLALLLDTLASRAASRFRIMLLVPYMIPGVVAAIVWINLYSPEVGPLTTLGRALGFDWNFFAPSLVWPSIGNLLTWHGIGYNMVIIYSALQAVPRELFEAARLDGASEIRIARSVKVPYVRGALVLTGLLSIIQMLQIFNEPALFRNVTPQTVNDSFTPIMIIYSQAFNASNYHYAAALSVLLALILGVASFLFYRLTAKEAD
- a CDS encoding carbohydrate ABC transporter permease, which translates into the protein MTLTDDPPKTRGGRTVRRLDRPDPAARGRGGQRFVLIGLVLASVYSLFPVYWLIIAATKDRVGLYQSNGLWFSGWHLWDNLHQLFTYEDGIFLRWTANSLLYAGVGSLGGTLIALATGYGLARFDFPGRNLVFACVVGSFLIPLALLTLPLYLLFSAIGMVDTPWAMLVPCLINPFSVYLAKVYTEATIPYELLEAARLDGAGELRIFVSIVLRMMTTGGATVFLLAFVNTWNAFFLPLTVLRGEENWTLNLGLYNWSGKRMESGIDLTGLVLTGALLSIVPMAVVMVAMRRYWRTGVTLGALK
- a CDS encoding ABC transporter substrate-binding protein; this encodes MNSTSPRRRFAHAAVAGLALTGLLTACGGSGDGDSSASGPVTLPFWGWANGQEAIVKMFNASHKDVQLKYTKVTDQLTMQKQLANAVKAKNAPCLLQNTAEYVTSWVSQGALADITAYVGSSKDTFLPGAWAGAQVQGKVYGVPTSAAPAFTVYRTDVFEKYGLKPPATWDDFIAAGKVLKKHGIHITNYAGEDPSTLEVLAMQAGAHWYAIDGDSWKVDFQDEGSLKAAKVIQQVIDDDLNSKLSFADYAALQRNYDDAGTVTRQISTWQMGGMVNSFTKSFGQWALSPWPTYKGEAARTPAGTNQSANINLVTSQCKYRKQAAEAALWLSTDKGAVDSMADPETGSGVMPGLADSADYVDKAISEKLLGGNYEPAKKIVTDSLGTVTTDWTFGPDWTAMFTELQAQWGKVVAKQQKVTDLLAHMQTWTVDDLKSRGINVKG
- a CDS encoding glycosyl hydrolase family 28 protein; this encodes MDTPLSRRTALQAVGATALAAGLSGGLTATAAHADDDLSAPKLVTYPRPAAVPTNTSFRVRVRTAPDGAWQTLDVYRPQLEEINPTTGSGKVYNSSMVYFDFQGSVEIEVTYLKGGTTTARVRPDSYGITPELGGDTLVFTLDEPKDLVVQINDEIFDCLHVITNHVDHHACAADDPDVIYFGPGLHTVTGGTLTVPSGKTVHLAGGAVLKATVLFKDVEKAALKGHGMIWASPGQGVLCEGSTNIRVEDVIIMNPGNYITTLGEARNVRMKKVRGFSSKGNGDGIDIFSSGDVVLDGCFLRNSDDCVAIYAHRWDYYGDTRDITVQNCTLWADVAHPVNIGTHGNTDAPEVIENLLIKNIDILDHREPQMNYQGCIALNPGDSNLIRNVRIEDVRIEDFRWGQVLYMKVMYNTKYNTSVGRGIENVYIKNLTYTGTHANPSLFLGYDADHAIKNVTFENLVINGVVIADSMRKPTWYYTTDAIQWFSNEHVTNLRFLTTAEAEAAAQ